One window from the genome of Vibrio vulnificus NBRC 15645 = ATCC 27562 encodes:
- a CDS encoding pyridoxal-phosphate-dependent aminotransferase family protein, whose product MSIQSFIPPRRILMGPGPSDISPQVLQALSRPTVGHLDPLFIQMMDELKQLLKYAFQTENDFTIAVSAPGSAGMEACFVNLIEPGDKVIVCRNGVFGERMRENVIRAGGEAVLVDDEWGTPVSVEKVEQALTQHPDSKILAFVHAETSTGARSDAETLGKLAKQYGVLTIVDTVTSLGGIPLKVDEWQLDAVYSGSQKCLSCVPGLAPVTFSSAAIEKIQSRKTPVQSWFLDQSLVLGYWSGEGKRSYHHTAPVNSLYSLHEALLMLKNEGLENAWARHEEMHNKLKAGLEKLGFQFVVDEEYRLPQLNAIYVPEGIDEAKVRSHLLETYNLEIGAGLGALAGKAWRIGLMGYGAREENVALCLRTLEESLTQ is encoded by the coding sequence ATGTCAATTCAAAGCTTTATTCCACCACGTCGTATTTTAATGGGGCCAGGACCGTCTGATATTTCCCCGCAAGTACTACAAGCACTAAGCCGCCCAACGGTTGGGCACTTGGATCCGTTGTTTATTCAGATGATGGATGAGCTCAAACAACTGCTTAAATACGCCTTTCAAACTGAGAATGATTTTACCATTGCAGTTTCTGCACCAGGTAGTGCGGGAATGGAAGCGTGCTTTGTGAACCTGATTGAGCCGGGAGATAAAGTCATCGTCTGCCGCAATGGGGTGTTTGGTGAGCGCATGCGTGAAAATGTCATTCGTGCTGGCGGAGAGGCGGTATTAGTGGATGATGAATGGGGAACGCCAGTCTCGGTTGAGAAGGTCGAGCAGGCCTTAACGCAACATCCGGATAGCAAAATTTTGGCTTTTGTTCATGCAGAAACATCGACAGGCGCAAGAAGTGATGCGGAGACATTGGGGAAATTAGCAAAACAATATGGTGTGCTGACGATTGTTGATACGGTCACTTCGCTGGGAGGTATCCCGCTTAAAGTCGATGAATGGCAACTTGATGCTGTGTATTCCGGTAGTCAAAAATGTCTGTCTTGTGTCCCTGGTCTTGCTCCTGTGACGTTTTCTTCTGCCGCCATTGAGAAAATTCAATCACGCAAAACACCCGTGCAAAGCTGGTTCTTAGACCAAAGCTTAGTGTTAGGGTATTGGAGTGGGGAAGGAAAACGCAGTTATCATCATACTGCCCCCGTTAATAGCTTGTATTCACTGCACGAAGCGTTGTTGATGCTGAAAAATGAAGGCTTGGAGAACGCTTGGGCACGGCATGAAGAAATGCACAACAAGCTGAAAGCAGGTCTCGAAAAGCTGGGTTTCCAATTTGTGGTGGATGAAGAGTACCGTTTGCCTCAATTAAACGCGATCTATGTGCCTGAAGGTATCGATGAAGCGAAAGTGCGTAGCCATTTGCTTGAAACTTATAACTTGGAAATTGGCGCTGGTCTGGGAGCGCTCGCTGGTAAAGCGTGGCGTATAGGCTTGATGGGTTACGGTGCGAGAGAGGAAAATGTCGCGTTATGTTTAAGAACGCTTGAAGAGTCGCTCACTCAATAG
- the lysC gene encoding lysine-sensitive aspartokinase 3, which yields MSALNVAKFGGTSVANFEAMSRCSAIIENNPETRLVVSSACTGVTNLLVELANGVQSQERRAELLAQLAEIHDAILNQLEDATEAAAEVYAILDTITSLAEAASIQASNKLTDHLVACGELMSTHILAQLMRERGVNAVRFDIREVLRTDDNFGRAEPDVAKIAELAQEKLLPLCRDYVVVTQGFIGSDEEGNTTTLGRGGSDYSAALIAEGLKATGLEIWTDVPGIYTTDPRIAAKAAPIPEISFAEASEMANFGAKILHPSTLVPALRHDIPVFVGSSKEPEKGGTWIRHEAQSSPLFRALALRCNQTMVTLRSAKMFHAYGFLAKVFEILAKHKISVDLITTSEISVSLTLDKTDTSGGAPELPQAARQELEELCTVEVEHNLCLVALIGNHMETKGYAKEVFSTLGDFNLRMICYGASDHNLCFLVDAHDSKSVIQKLHQDLFER from the coding sequence GTGAGCGCATTGAATGTAGCGAAATTTGGTGGAACAAGTGTTGCAAACTTTGAGGCAATGAGTCGTTGCTCGGCCATTATTGAAAACAATCCAGAGACACGCTTAGTCGTAAGCAGTGCATGCACTGGTGTCACTAACCTATTGGTAGAGTTAGCCAATGGTGTTCAATCACAAGAAAGACGCGCTGAACTTCTAGCCCAATTGGCTGAAATTCATGATGCGATTCTCAATCAATTGGAAGATGCCACCGAAGCGGCAGCAGAGGTGTATGCGATTCTTGATACCATTACTAGCCTTGCTGAAGCGGCATCCATTCAAGCCAGCAATAAACTCACCGACCACTTGGTCGCGTGTGGCGAGTTGATGTCGACCCATATTCTGGCCCAGTTGATGCGTGAACGCGGTGTCAATGCAGTGCGATTTGATATTCGAGAGGTGCTACGCACAGACGACAACTTTGGCCGCGCAGAGCCGGACGTGGCGAAGATTGCAGAGCTGGCGCAAGAGAAGCTTTTGCCACTTTGCCGCGATTACGTGGTAGTGACTCAAGGCTTCATCGGATCGGATGAGGAAGGCAATACCACCACCTTAGGTCGTGGTGGTAGTGACTACAGTGCGGCCTTGATAGCTGAAGGGTTGAAAGCAACCGGGTTAGAAATTTGGACTGACGTCCCTGGGATTTACACCACGGATCCGCGCATTGCAGCGAAAGCGGCGCCAATTCCAGAAATCAGCTTTGCAGAAGCGTCTGAAATGGCGAACTTTGGTGCAAAAATCCTGCACCCTTCAACCCTCGTTCCAGCCCTTCGTCACGACATTCCCGTTTTTGTCGGATCGTCAAAAGAGCCAGAAAAAGGCGGTACTTGGATTCGCCACGAAGCTCAGAGTTCACCACTTTTCCGTGCATTAGCGCTGCGCTGCAACCAAACCATGGTGACGTTACGCAGTGCGAAGATGTTCCATGCATACGGCTTTCTTGCCAAAGTGTTTGAAATTCTCGCGAAACACAAAATCTCCGTGGATTTGATCACCACATCAGAAATCAGCGTTTCCCTCACTCTAGACAAAACGGATACTTCTGGTGGTGCACCTGAGCTACCACAAGCCGCTCGTCAAGAACTGGAAGAACTGTGTACGGTCGAAGTTGAACACAATCTGTGTTTGGTGGCATTGATTGGTAACCATATGGAAACCAAGGGTTACGCTAAAGAAGTCTTCAGCACCTTAGGGGATTTCAATTTACGTATGATCTGCTACGGGGCAAGTGATCACAACCTTTGCTTCTTAGTCGATGCTCACGACTCAAAGAGTGTGATCCAAAAACTGCATCAAGATCTTTTTGAGCGCTAA